The sequence below is a genomic window from Pogoniulus pusillus isolate bPogPus1 chromosome 10, bPogPus1.pri, whole genome shotgun sequence.
TGCCtttcaaggggacacagtctcaagttgtggcaggggaggcctaggctggatgttaggaggaagttgttggcagagagagtgattggcattggaatgggctgcccagggaggtggtggagttggcatccctggaggtgtcaaagccaagcctggctggggcacttcgtgccatggtctggttgattggccagggctgggtgctaggttgggctggatgagctcttccaacctgcttgattctatgattctaattcaggTGCTGCTAGCATCTGAAAGTTAAGTGGCACTGAACAAGTGGCCTTTGGTGTAGCATTTCACAGCTTCTGAATGCTCAGCATTGGAGCTGGTGGTTGTTTAACCCTTGTAAAGGTCTGAGCCTTGGGAAAGCACAGAAAGCTCATGATGGGACCTGGTAAAGCTACTGAAAATCTGGTGTCAGAGCTGTTGTAACAAGCACCCTGGGGGCTCTAACAATGATGCTTGGAGCTTCTCTTACAGCAGATATCCTCAGTCAGGTGTTGTGCTGGAAGTTAAGATGGGAGAGACTCGTGTGGTATCCAAGAGGGCTGTAGGAATCTAAGGGAATAGCTTTTGTATTAAAGTACCTGAGTgggagcaatcccaagcacagctccaggctgggtggggaatggctgagagcagccctgaggaaaaggccctgggggtctgggctgatgaaaagctcaagaggagcctgcagtgtgagtgcagcccagacacaaccctgtgctgggctgcagcaagagcagtgtgggcagcagggcaagggaggggattctgccccttgcctctgctctcctcacaccccacctggagtcttctgtgcagttctggagccccaacacaagaaagacgtGGAAGTGTTGgattgagtccagaggagggccaaaagaatgctcagagggctgcagcagctctgctatgaggacaggctacaacagttagggctcttcagcctggagaaggctatgaagagaccttggagtggccttccagtatctgaaagggactacaggaaggctggggagggactactgacaaggtcttgtaatgacagaatgaggaggaatgggtttaaactggcagaggggagattcaaactggatgttaggaaagggttctttgcagtgagggtggtgagacactggcacaggttgcccagggaggttgtggcttctccctccctggaggtgtttaaggccaggttggatgaggccttgagcaacctgttctagtgggaggtgtctctgcctgtggcagggggttggaactgtctgatctttgaggtcccttctaccctaaaccattctatgatggtaCTTGTGATTGGAAAgctgtgcagctggagctggttcCTCAGCTGGGTGTTTTCCAAGCTTCTGGAGCCCTCCTGTCACAGGGTCTTCAACACCAATCTTCAGTGCAGCAGCATTTTGAAACTGTGGTGACTGGGTGTCTGAAGAGTAGGTGTGGCAGAGAATTAGAATTGCATCTGGATACTTAGAGCACCAAGAAAGAAAGGTGGTGTGTACAAACCTGACCCCAAGcaaattcaaactagatgtcaggGTAAAAACTTCCTCTTGTAGCACAGTGCAGGAGCTGAGAACCACAGGTTGCTTTTGGCTCACTGGATCTGGTGGCAGTTTGTGGCAGGTTACAACAAAACTACTGCAGACAGCAATTTGGGATAACTTTTATTTGCTACCACTGTAATCATCCCTTCCTATTACACAGACAGCACACTTTACATTATTGCTTTTATACTGTGGTAAACAGAAGCATCTATTAGTAGGCAGCTATCTGTGCACAGTGTGATCAGAAGAAACTGCCCACCGAGCTGTGCTGCGTGGGCTTTGTTCCCTCTTCCCTAGAGAAAGACAACACAGAGACTGGCACAAGGAACATCAGCCCAAAGATTGATCACCACTGTACTACAGCAACACAAAGCAAGGATGACAGAAAGGAACAGCAGGGTATGTTTTGCCAGGCAGTCACTAGCAGTGTTGTCAAAGAATGCTGACAGCTCAGTTCCCACCTCACTACATACAAACGTTTCCAGCACCACAaccgtagaatggtttaggttggaaaggacttcaaagctcagccagttccaactcacctcccactagaacaggttgctcaaggcctcatccaggctggccttgaacacctccagggaagctgtggagcacagaatcacccaatgtgatctgttacagtaaagaagttcccccttgtgttgaggcagaacctcttttgctgcaacttacacccattgctccttgtcctatcccagggagcaaagagcagagcctgtcccccaatcctggcagccttcaggtacttataaacatttatcaagtcccctctcagtcttcttttatccagactaagcagccccaggtccctcagtctctcctcatcagccatgccctccagtcccctatcatccttgtagccctccactggaccctctccagcagatccctgtccctcttcaactggggagccccaaactgaaacagtgttcaagatgaggtcttagcagggcagagtagagggggaggagaacctcccttgatctgctgacacactcctcctaatacaccccaggatccccttggccttcttggccacaagggcacattgctgtgccatggctaacttggcatccaccaggacccccaggtccctctccacaggactgttctctagcagatcacctcccagcctggactggtgcagtttgttattcctcccctcaAATCACTTTCCAGTCAATTTGGAGACTTGTGAAGCAATGTGTTTAGAGtcagaatgggttgagttggaagggacctccaaaggtcatccaagtctcaccccttgcagtcagcagcaacatcctccactagatcaggttgtcctcaccttaaatatctccagggatggggcctcaattaGATTCCTGGGaacactggtgccagcaccctcatggtgcagagcttTGTTCTTcttatccaatctaaaccttctctaatgtcaaaccattgctcttcctcctatcactgcaagtctTTGTCAACAGCCTTCTTATatgctcccttcaggtactggaaggctgctgtaaggtctccctggagccttctccaggctgaaccaccccagctccctcagcctgtcgaGGTTTACTTATCCCTTATTCATTGCAGGACTACATTTTATTAGTATGTTAAATGTCTCCTGCAGTTAATTTTGTTCTCAGAGTGGCTGCATGCTCCAAGCACCTACTGAACAACTTGTGGAGGTAGTTTGTTAAACAGTTGCTACATGAACACCACCCAAATTTCAAGGACCACCTTGACTCAGGTTTAGGTTATTTAATCTAAACTGACTATTGCATAAAAGCTTTTCACAGAGTGAATGCTTTAAAgaggcagcaagttagaaagCAAACAGTACCTGTGAGTCCCAGTTAAAACAAGACATACTATAAGACGTGACAGTTCATACATAACCATTTACCAAGGTGTTAAAACTCTTCAGAATGAACAGCAAGCACTAAATTCTGATACTGAAGAGGTTGGATCAGCTTGCAGCAAGGTGGTCTACCTCCAGCTGGAATCTTCCAGAACCTTAGGACTGTCATTCTGCAAAGGAGTTAGTATGAAGTACCACTGCCTAGTAAAACATTGTTCTTCCCTGAACACAACTTGACCTAGCTACCACCATAACACACTTAGCCTGCCTCTGGTGCAAAATGGGGACACCCACTACTGGTCTACATGCAGTGAGTGACTCCCAGACAGAGGGACTGGGCTACCTGGGTCATACAAAACCACATGCAAATGCTAACTGTTCACTGGGAAGGTGTAGTGAAGCCTAACACACAGAAACCTTAATTACTACATGCAAGCTAATGCACTCTCAAGTAGCATCtgatggggggtggggggaatttCCTTTGCTCTGTCACAGCTTACTACCAGCTCACACTTCTATATTAAACAGCAATAAAAAAGCTAAGGAAGATGCATCTGGCTTCAGACCCACTCTGTGTTCTACACTGAAGTGTCTTAGGTGTGTGATAGGAAACCCTGGGCTTTAAAAGCCTCAACAGAAGCTTCAGCTTCACTCTGTGTTCCACACTAAGGTGACTTAGGTGTGTGATAGGAAACCCTGGGCTTTAAATACTCAACAGAAGCCTCAGACTCACTCTGTGTTCCACACTAAGGTGACTTAGGTGTGTGACAGGAAACCCTGGGCTTTAAAAGCCTCAGCAGAAGCTAAATGTCTCTTAGTGATCAAGGAGCCAAGTGAAAGTTTCAAGGCCAGAAAAAAAGTGTAGATCATTTCTGCAGCTGTTGTCAAAAACCCCAAAGGTTGCAGACTCTATCCCAGGGGAGTATTTAGAGAGATGGCTCAAGCAGTTTTGTTACTCGTTGGCAAGCAgtaaatgaaaataaacaaTGGGAATCTCCTTTCTTTGTGCTGCTAAAGGTACTGAGGTCACTTCTGACACTGCAGATGCAGAACCATGTTGCAGATCTAAGAGCAAAATGAACAGAGGCAAACATGACAGAAGCTGGGGCAGGAAAGTGACAGACAACTAAcctctcagcactggccagtCTGCTTTCCACTGCCTTCCTCAGCTCTTGGAGGGGGAATGTTCAGTGTCTGAGAGCCAGAGAAACAAAGCTCTAGCACAGGACCTGAATCCCAGAATGCTCTCCACAGGATCTCAGCTTTTTTAGTGGTGAGAATTGCAGGACTCAGGTACCTGGGAGCAGCCCAAGCAGTAGGCAGGTTTGAGTCAGTTCAGAAGCCATGGCATAACCATAAACACTCTCTCTAGGAGCATCTAAAcattactttttctttcctaGTAGACTACATAAAACACAGCACAGATGAGATAACTTTCTCCACCCTGCAAGTGTTACACTTGAACTGTTTCTCTATACCTAAGCTAtcacaaacagaaaacagaactgTGTTACCTCCTACACATACACTGTCTACCCTGATCAGGAGCCTACCCACAAATAAGAGCTCACCCATATTGAAGGGATCAAGAGCAATAGGGTGGATGCAAGTGCAAGAAGTCACTAGTTGTACAGAGAGAGAAatcacctctggagatcatcctgcccaaagcagggtcacttgCTTAGGGCTATGTCCAGTTGGGGTTTGCTTCTCTCTAAGGAGAAGCTGTAGTGTTCCATATAAGAGCTCATTTAATACTTATGTAGTGTAACATCACTCATTACCAAAAGGGGTTTGTCATTTCTTCTTGAGTTGAGTATTTGTATCCTTGAGGAACCTCTTAATGCTTAGTCACTGACTAGAAGTTAACTAATTTACCTGAGATGGTTCCAAAATAACAAAAGGCATGAAAGCTTCTACTGGCATACAAATATTGTGCTACATAGGTACTTACTGAAAGAGGCTTTCCCAAACACCTCAAGCTTCTAAGGCTAGGATCTGGTTACAGCAACAAAATAAACCACTGATTGAACAAAGCAGAAGGCACTTCTTGAATTGCAGGCTTTAGAAAAGGAAGTGATAGTCATACCAAACCTCTTTTAAAGATGCTTTTAAGCACTGGTTAGTCACAATCTAGAAATGAAGTCACATGGACTGGATTGTCTGAGGATGCCAAGATTCAGGAATGTGTCACAGTTGCATCCCTTCCATGGAAAATACCTCTCTGAGGCTTTTGTTTTCACAAACTAGGGACTGCAGCTGCAAGAAAAGATTTGCATGAGTCAACTTTATAAAAGGGCTAAACTAAGTCTCTTGTACTTCCCACTGAGAATACACCATTGAGCTGCTGAAAGAAAAGGCTGACAACAAAGTCAAGCAGCTGAAGTCAGACTAGAAAGAATTTAAGCTTTGTACAGCAGGAACATGCTCAGAAGTAGCTTCAGGCTGAGGATCTGATCCTTACACTGATGATTTGTGATTCTTTCTGCTGGCTTGCAGAGTTAAGCTTCTTCTAGACCTAAGAATTTGCTGGTACAAAACCACAGATTAAAAAACCCTTCCCTACCTAGAAGTAATTTCTAGTAAGTGTGTCAGTATGTGGATGGATTAAGCCTCTTCTCCATAATCATGAGCAACTAACACAACcccttcacacacacacccccctctgCTTAACCAGAGAAATCTAACATCAGGTGAACAACTGACTACATGTacaacaagaacacaaaaagcCTAAAACCACAGAAATCTCAACTAAAAGAAGTGTTTTAGAAGACAAATCAACAGTCAAATAGAAAAACATCATGAGgcataaatacctgcttggtgTTTCTGCAGCCAGAAGTATAAAAGGAATTGTGAGAACAAGTGATCCAGAGGCTCTTGAGATGGataggttggggtttgggttggtttgttggttgggtttggtcttttgatttcttttttttactagttaaaaaaaaaatagctgtcCTTTGGAGAATAGCATATAAAGACCTGTAAACAGAGGTTGATTGTCCAAGCTTTCAGAGCTGAATTTTGATTGATAATCTTTTTCTAAtgcaaaaacaacaaaaaaaaccctcccaaaaCCCCCAAAGTTTCTCTTGTTTAATCCAGTTTTTGGTGAAACCTGCAAAATGCTCACCCCAATGAGTAATTCCTTTTTTGATGTTGATGCAGAACCTCCCAGGCTTGCAGAGCAGCTAAggtttctttgtgttttgtaAGGTTAGCATCACACTGTAATCCAGGAGAAGGCTCTTAATTTTCTCATGGAATTTCTCCCTGTAGTGGTTGAAGTGCATAATGCTTTCTGGTTCTTCTTCAAACCAGAACTTGTCAAACTCATAAACCAGGTAACCTGTAAAGGAAATAAACCACAAGACTCttcttgcaaaaaaaaacctccacaatTTTCTGCCTTGATCTAGCTAGACCTAGAAATAGAGCCCCTGAAAAGAGAGACTCTCTCATCCTGCTCACAGCAAGCTCTTGGACTCTGTGACAATGAACAGATCTGAAAGGGTGTCACACATCAGCCTGTAATATGTAGAAAGCTACACAAATTTCACAGgtttacaggatgttaggggttggaagggacccatggaGATcataacccccctgccaaagcaggacaatgctacctaacacagatcacagaggaacacatctagataggccttgaaagtctccagaggaggctccacaacctctctgaggagcctgtgccagtgctctgggacccttacagtaaagaagttcccccttgtgttgagatagaagcttctgtgctgcaacttacacccattgctccttgtcctatcccagggagcagtgagcagagcctgtccccctgctcctcacccccagccctcagatatttataaacatttattaaatcccctctaagtcttctcttctcatgctccagtcccctcatcatccttgtagccctccactgcaccctctccagcagatccctgtctctcttcaactggggagcccaaaactgaaggcagtactcaagatggggtctcagcagggcagagtagagggggagaagaacctcccttgatctgctggacacactcttcctaatgccccccaggatccccttagccttcttggccacaagggcacattgctgtgccatggctaacttggtatccaccagcactcccaggtccctctccacagggctgctctccagcagtcacctcccagcctgtactggtgcagttcattattcgtccccaggtgcaggactctgcacttgtccttgttgaacctcacttggtccctctgtgcccagctctgtctgtccaagtctctctggatggttgcacagccttcagctggatcagccaagcctcccagcttggtgtcatcagcaaacctgctgagcagactctgtctgtctgtcccctcatcaatgtcattgatgaagatgttgaataggactggacccagcactgatccttgggggactccactggttacagctatccagctggacttggcacCATTGATCGTGACTCTTTGAACTCTTATCTTGAAACCAGTTCCTCACCCacttcactgcctgctcttccatccaaCACTTCATGAActtgctcactaggatgtcatctttgatcacattctgtgattctgtgctccacaacctccctgggcaacctgtgccagtattacaccaacctcactgtaaagaacttcctaacctccctctcttccagtttaaacccattactcctcatcctgtcattacaagaccttgtaaatagtccctccccagctctcctgtaggtctcctttagatactggaaggctactacaatgCCTCCTtgaaaccttctcctctccaggctgatgaGCCCCAACAAATAAAGAGCTTGCTCTGGCTAACAAGAGCAGACTCCAAAACCCCTAACCTCTGGGTTGTTGCCCCATACCCACCCTGGCAGCCTGTACTAAAGCAGCTCCAGATACTTACAGTAAAACTGATGGAAGTGCTCCATCTGTGGCAATCCAGACACCATGTTGTACAGATGAGACTTCAAAGCACCATCCTTAAGTAAGCTGTAGGCCATTTCTGTTAGATTGATCCCAACTATTGCATAAGAATATCTGCAACACCAAGTGTAGGTCATGTTTTTACCTTTTGGACTGAAGAACTTGAAAGCTTCCCTGAAACTCTGCATTAGGATAACTTTAAGAGCCATTTTTATCTTACCCAGCTTGTTGACAATCTGGCTGCAGCCTACAGACCACTCCTTCCAATCCTTGGTACAGGCAACCAGGAAAAAAGTTAGTttaaaatgggctgcccagggaggtggtggagtcactgtccctgaaggtgttcaagaaaagcctggatgaggcacttgatgccatggtctggttgactggatagggctgggtgctaggttgggctggaggagcttggaggactcttccaacctggttgattctgtgattctaaaagctTTGGTTTCTAAGCAATAGTGTGGGTAGTAACCTCTGTCAGGCAGTAATGGTTAGGCCTTTAACCTCAATTTGCTCATATATCATTAAGTCTGATGCAGTGTTAAAAACTGGACATCAGAAACATTGCTACAGTATAAATGGAAGGGCCACCTTAGCATCATCCTGGAGCTGAAAAAACTCTGGGTTCCTATTGTATGGCATAGGAAGGACCACAGCAGAACTTCTTAAAGGACCTTTTAAATGAGTGTTTCTGAAGGAAGGGAGTAAAAAAGGGATTATTTCTATCAAAGAGGTAGGTATTTCAtataatcagccaggttggaagagacctccaagctcatccagtccaacctagcacccagccctagccaatcaaccagaccatggtactaagtgcctcatccaggctttccttgaacatctccaggcacagcaactccaccacctccctgggcagcccattccaataccaatcattctctctgacaacaacttcctcctaacatccagcctagacctcctcggacacaactgcagactgtgtcccctcctgctgctgctgcttgcctggcagcagaacccaaccccacctggctacagcctcccttcagggagttgcagacagcaatgagctctgccctgagcctcctctgctgcaggctgcacacccccagctccctcagcctctcctcaccgggctgtgctccaggcccctcaccagctttggcgccctcctgtggacaccttccagcacctcaacatctctcttcaattgaggagcccagaactggatacagcactcatggggtggcctgagcagtgctgagcagaggggcacaagaacctcccttgtcctgctgcccacactgctcctgagccagcccaggatgccattggctctgctgcccacctgggcactctgctgcctcatcttcagctactctctaccagcacccccattaTCTAGTTGCACAATATTATATTACTCACAACTGAAATCATGTAAGCCTCCCACACTTGGTAGGTGATTAGTTAACTGGAGACTAGATCAGGTTTACCAACTTTCCTCTGTATCTGGCTAGTTTTAGAGCATATTGCCCTGCAAAATGAGTTCAGTGTTTTAATATACAAAGCTTTTTAAGCAAAGTTAAAGCTGAATGACAACAAAACATCTACTTGCACTTAGTACAGAACACCTAGCAGAAATCAGGACCTTAAGAGAGGTAACTGATACTATCCCAACACAGGATTAGCATCAAGGCAAAAGATAAGTGACTGTAAATCTAAGCTAACTCTAAATAAATCTAGCTGTGATGTTAAAGATGTTCACTGTGTTAACCAAAGGCAGCACTTTGCAACATTTTACTCTCAGCAAATACTCTGGCAATAAAAAAGCTGCACATAGATCCCCCCCAAAAGAGCTTTCTGTGTTTGGTTTCTCACTGCTTTCTACCAAGGCACTTATTTTCATCCtttagtggggaaaaaaaatctgtattttcttctttataTTCAGGACACAGAGTTGGCAATCTTCACATGAGCTCTTAGACAcaagaaggaggaaaatgtcCTATAGTGAGTGACTTACCCCAGCTTTGGGTGGTTGGAACGGGAAAGGATCTGCCGAGCTTCGTCGGTGTAATGCTTACTGAAATACCTGCCAGTGTAAAACACATCTTCCATGAGTGCTTTTTAAGCTCACATAACAATAGATGAATGTGTTCAGCATCAAAATGGGCAGCTTTAAAGCTGGCCTCTGTTCTACAGGCAGGTGAGGCCACAAATGAACTTAGGAAAGTTAAGCAGagttggtttatttttcatGGCAGTAATTAATTCAGCAATCTGAAAAGCTTTTGCCAAGTCACTTTAAGTCTTGACCTATCAAATCTATTTTATGACAGCAAACAAATAAGGTGTTTTGGGCAACTTCCTGTTCCTCCCCTTGCTTTTGGTGGTCTCTACCTAGCCATGTGTTTGCTGGTGTGCAGCTGCTATAAGAGTTGACTTAGCACAGTAACAAGAGCATTTTCCACATCTCTACTCCTATCCAGTCTTGATCAGAGGCAGCACTACCCAGAGAGAACACAGAGACACTGAACATCAGTTACAACAGAACCCAAAGGCTTCTTTTCACTTACACTAGATTCACTAATCCCAGCAGGCCCATTCCTCTGAAGTCTGTTTTGGGATCGTCACCTTGGAAGCCAATGTCACACCACTGCTTGGAGATTCTGGCCTTCAGATTCTCATGAGGCATCAGCAAATTCCAAAGCTGCACAAATATGCTTCCAGGTTAGGCACAGCTGCTAAAGTATTCCAAGTCACATACATGAGAACATTTGCTGCTGGCACTCCAGAAACCATGCCCCGTGGAACAGTGAGACAGTCTGCAGGCTGATCTTCCTCTTAGCAGC
It includes:
- the ELMOD2 gene encoding ELMO domain-containing protein 2, which gives rise to MLVHFWGFLYRNYLRFWLKWILRLLTRKCELQRLLDGSAAGARRTLSVEHSLESSKNKVLRNAVHAEEADVEKCVKDVMQEKKIEQKNTEFKTNLHMSLLQISGYRKLYLNVENLRKVPYDSDNRDHEEQLIQLWNLLMPHENLKARISKQWCDIGFQGDDPKTDFRGMGLLGLVNLVYFSKHYTDEARQILSRSNHPKLGYSYAIVGINLTEMAYSLLKDGALKSHLYNMVSGLPQMEHFHQFYCYLVYEFDKFWFEEEPESIMHFNHYREKFHEKIKSLLLDYSVMLTLQNTKKP